The following proteins are encoded in a genomic region of Bacteroidota bacterium:
- a CDS encoding SPOR domain-containing protein, whose product MGKSLCVCVLFFLTGYSFAQTGAVVLTKFPGDPKPKSIAKPTEAPMGSDIFKPTLGLGTGMFSFYGDLHPKSFFQHPSTSRIGYDLTLSQKLNDFLQVNFYVLFSKVGVNENLLTRNANFESRINLGGVTLQYNFENFLPKRPHPVVPFVSLGVEGFEFLSKTDLYDQNGNKYYYWSDGSIKNLSESSTNASNAVNLIRDYKYETDIRELNLDGFGKYPERAFAVPVGAGVVFHLSERVDLKLHTTMHFTTTDYIDGITDNSIGNREGNSRNDKFMMTGFSLHWDLLGPKVHVDTLDATWFDGVDFLALETADSDGDGVRDTTDRCPETPSGAVVDAKGCPGDSDGDGIPDHADKEPSSMPRAVVDNEGVTMSDSLIKKHYLQFYDTTNQFAEVIAKFHGEYDLSNGTIVKTQPQKTSDGKFIPTEYTVLVGTYKSGLTQSVMAKFLSIRDIETTPLSDSAIAYTVGHYTDFSQAESRKRASIKDGMTDAKVVYKKDGKFIEATSDIIAELTSANITTKTNEGTTDGSSTKPPKNITDNSIYEDSLLVANTKGVVFRIQLGAYNRRLSKSVFKGVNNLIEMHTEDDYYKYMAGSYTSFSDAAKAKVDMSLKGYSGAFISAYKDGKRVSLTSVGATSSNKKNKVENINEVEKPMNVLDKNLVVFKIQVGVFKSEPPAEKQARYKALKDSVVQETSSTGLIRYTVGNTNNYNEAQKLRNKMQASGLEDAFIIAFFNGQYISIQEALELSK is encoded by the coding sequence ATGGGTAAAAGCCTGTGTGTATGTGTTCTGTTTTTTCTGACCGGGTATTCATTTGCCCAGACCGGTGCTGTTGTATTGACAAAATTCCCGGGAGATCCTAAACCTAAGTCTATAGCCAAGCCAACTGAAGCTCCAATGGGTTCGGATATTTTTAAACCTACGCTTGGTTTGGGTACAGGCATGTTCTCTTTTTACGGAGACCTTCATCCCAAATCATTTTTTCAACACCCTTCAACGAGTCGCATCGGTTACGATCTGACGCTTTCTCAAAAGCTGAATGATTTTTTACAGGTTAATTTTTATGTGTTGTTCAGTAAAGTTGGCGTTAATGAAAATCTTTTAACCCGCAACGCTAATTTTGAATCCCGTATAAATCTTGGTGGTGTTACGCTACAATATAATTTTGAGAATTTTCTTCCGAAACGTCCGCACCCGGTTGTCCCCTTTGTCTCGTTGGGAGTTGAAGGATTTGAATTTCTTTCTAAAACCGATTTGTACGATCAAAATGGCAATAAATACTATTATTGGAGTGACGGGTCAATTAAAAATCTGTCCGAATCCAGTACGAATGCATCTAACGCTGTTAATCTCATCCGTGATTATAAATATGAGACAGATATCCGCGAGTTGAATCTTGATGGCTTTGGAAAATATCCTGAACGTGCATTTGCAGTTCCGGTGGGCGCAGGAGTTGTTTTTCACCTGAGCGAAAGGGTTGACCTGAAGTTACACACCACAATGCACTTCACCACCACGGATTATATTGATGGAATTACAGATAACAGTATAGGGAACAGGGAAGGTAATAGCCGTAACGATAAGTTTATGATGACCGGTTTTTCATTGCATTGGGATCTGCTTGGTCCTAAAGTGCATGTGGATACCCTCGACGCAACCTGGTTTGATGGCGTTGATTTTCTTGCTCTTGAAACAGCCGATAGCGATGGCGATGGCGTTCGGGATACAACTGACCGATGTCCGGAAACTCCTTCGGGAGCTGTTGTTGATGCGAAAGGCTGTCCGGGCGATAGTGATGGTGATGGTATACCCGATCATGCTGATAAAGAACCATCCAGCATGCCCCGTGCTGTAGTTGACAATGAGGGTGTGACGATGTCAGATTCTCTTATCAAAAAGCATTACCTGCAATTTTATGATACAACAAATCAATTCGCAGAAGTTATAGCAAAGTTTCACGGGGAGTATGACCTGTCAAACGGAACGATCGTAAAAACACAGCCTCAGAAAACCAGCGATGGCAAGTTTATTCCAACCGAGTATACCGTATTGGTTGGCACTTATAAATCAGGTTTGACACAGTCTGTTATGGCTAAATTTTTAAGTATTCGTGATATTGAAACCACTCCTTTGTCGGACTCAGCCATTGCCTATACAGTAGGACACTATACTGATTTTTCCCAGGCTGAAAGCAGGAAAAGAGCATCGATAAAGGATGGAATGACTGATGCCAAAGTTGTATATAAAAAGGACGGAAAGTTTATTGAAGCCACCAGTGATATAATTGCCGAATTGACCAGCGCCAATATTACTACAAAAACCAATGAAGGTACCACTGATGGCTCTTCAACTAAGCCGCCTAAAAATATCACAGATAATTCGATTTACGAAGATTCCTTACTCGTAGCTAATACCAAAGGGGTCGTGTTCCGCATACAACTTGGGGCCTATAATCGTCGTCTTTCAAAGAGTGTATTCAAGGGGGTTAATAACCTTATTGAAATGCATACGGAAGACGACTATTATAAATATATGGCCGGATCATATACTTCATTTAGTGACGCCGCTAAAGCTAAAGTTGATATGTCGCTTAAAGGATATAGTGGTGCATTTATAAGTGCTTATAAGGATGGGAAACGGGTTTCTTTAACTTCCGTTGGTGCTACTTCGTCCAATAAAAAGAATAAAGTAGAGAATATAAATGAAGTAGAAAAGCCAATGAATGTGCTCGATAAAAACCTGGTGGTATTTAAGATACAGGTAGGTGTCTTTAAGAGCGAGCCGCCTGCTGAAAAACAAGCCAGGTATAAAGCATTAAAGGATAGTGTTGTCCAGGAAACTTCATCTACAGGATTGATCCGTTATACAGTGGGCAATACCAATAATTACAATGAAGCCCAAAAACTCCGAAATAAAATGCAGGCAAGTGGCCTTGAGGATGCATTTATCATCGCGTTCTTTAACGGACAATACATATCTATCCAGGAAGCATTGGAGTTGTCGAAGTAA
- a CDS encoding YdeI/OmpD-associated family protein has product MNEKAEQFFNKANKWKDEFLLLREIVIENKSLEEDYKWMHPCYTFKGKNIVLIHGFKEYCALLFHKGALMKDPKKILIQQTENVQSARQIRFTNAGQIIKLKFAIKNYIKEAIEIEKSGKKIAMKKVSDYPVPEEFQKTLDEDKALNNSFFSLTPGRQKGYLFYFNQAKQSKTREARIEKYYQHILDGKGMDD; this is encoded by the coding sequence ATGAACGAAAAAGCAGAGCAATTTTTTAATAAAGCAAACAAGTGGAAGGATGAATTTCTATTGTTACGAGAAATCGTCATCGAAAACAAATCGCTGGAAGAGGATTATAAATGGATGCATCCTTGTTACACTTTTAAAGGAAAGAACATTGTTCTCATTCATGGATTTAAGGAATATTGTGCTTTGTTATTTCATAAAGGTGCTTTGATGAAAGACCCGAAAAAAATTTTGATACAGCAAACAGAAAATGTGCAATCTGCAAGACAAATCAGGTTTACTAATGCCGGGCAAATAATAAAACTTAAATTTGCAATTAAGAATTATATCAAAGAAGCTATTGAAATTGAAAAATCAGGAAAGAAAATAGCTATGAAAAAAGTTAGCGATTATCCTGTTCCCGAAGAATTTCAAAAAACATTAGATGAAGATAAAGCATTGAATAACTCCTTTTTTTCCTTAACACCCGGACGACAAAAAGGGTATTTATTTTACTTCAACCAAGCCAAACAATCCAAAACAAGAGAAGCAAGAATTGAAAAATACTATCAACACATACTTGATGGGAAAGGAATGGACGATTAG
- a CDS encoding DoxX family protein has translation MPKKNKIIYWIATIWLCLGMTSAAIIQLFKIKTDGPGGIENITHLSFPAYILPLLGIWKLLGVVAFLIPKYPLLKEWAYAGIFFTVTGALYSHIKSGDTINLIAPSLLYLVLIAASWYFRPADRKIHLNQN, from the coding sequence ATGCCAAAGAAAAATAAAATTATCTATTGGATTGCCACAATATGGCTATGCTTAGGAATGACATCAGCCGCAATAATTCAACTGTTCAAAATAAAAACAGACGGACCAGGAGGAATTGAAAACATTACTCATTTGAGTTTCCCTGCCTACATATTGCCATTGCTTGGCATATGGAAATTATTAGGTGTCGTGGCATTTCTAATTCCAAAATATCCCCTGTTAAAAGAATGGGCTTATGCAGGTATATTCTTTACAGTTACAGGAGCGTTGTATTCACATATAAAATCAGGCGACACTATCAATTTAATTGCTCCATCATTACTCTACCTTGTTCTCATTGCTGCATCTTGGTATTTCAGACCTGCCGACAGAAAAATCCATTTAAACCAAAATTAA
- a CDS encoding SRPBCC domain-containing protein, giving the protein MEQKTKINAEDGKQELFIIRDFDLPVELLFKAYTEPELIEQWMGTKVIRLENKNHGSFQIETSYNGNVVFKANGTIHQIVPNQKIIRTFEMENMPVGVQLEFLDFEKLTDNTSKLTIQIIYKSEKHRAEQLKLPFAYGLNMAHDRLQEIASKLK; this is encoded by the coding sequence ATGGAACAAAAAACAAAAATCAATGCCGAAGACGGCAAGCAAGAACTGTTTATTATAAGGGATTTTGATTTGCCGGTAGAATTACTTTTCAAAGCATACACCGAACCAGAACTTATAGAACAATGGATGGGAACAAAAGTCATAAGACTTGAAAATAAAAATCACGGAAGTTTCCAGATTGAAACCTCATACAACGGCAATGTAGTTTTTAAGGCAAATGGGACAATTCACCAGATTGTTCCAAATCAAAAAATTATACGAACATTTGAAATGGAAAATATGCCTGTTGGTGTTCAACTTGAATTTTTGGATTTTGAAAAACTCACTGACAATACCAGCAAACTAACAATCCAAATAATTTACAAATCAGAGAAGCACCGGGCAGAACAACTAAAACTACCATTTGCCTACGGTTTAAATATGGCTCACGACAGATTACAAGAAATTGCAAGCAAATTAAAATAA
- a CDS encoding winged helix-turn-helix transcriptional regulator, translating into MNLRRDVFQAIADPTRRAILFLLATNSMTAGAIASNFDTARPTVSKHLQILTECELLKQEQQGREIYYHFNPNKIKEIADFIEPFRQMWDTKFNELESVMKKYKNK; encoded by the coding sequence ATGAATCTAAGACGAGATGTATTCCAGGCCATTGCTGACCCGACAAGACGAGCAATTTTATTCTTACTTGCTACTAATTCTATGACGGCAGGAGCTATTGCTTCAAACTTTGATACAGCACGACCAACTGTTTCAAAACACTTACAAATCTTGACAGAATGCGAACTTCTGAAACAGGAACAGCAAGGCAGGGAAATTTATTATCATTTCAATCCAAATAAAATAAAAGAAATAGCTGACTTCATTGAACCATTCCGACAAATGTGGGACACAAAGTTCAATGAACTCGAATCAGTAATGAAAAAATATAAGAACAAATAA
- a CDS encoding dihydrofolate reductase family protein, with the protein MRKIISFMHISLDGFVAGPKGELDWVKVDEEIFDYVGKRISEGDTALYGRVTYQMMENYWPAAGNKPTATKHDIEHSKWYNKVHKVVLSKTIKDAGLTNTKIISDNLSDRINEIKQSRNGGSKEILLFGSPTATHSLIQLNLIDGYWLFVNPIILGRGIPLFADIKDKIKLKLLTTRQFTCGVTELNYTVDRQ; encoded by the coding sequence ATGAGAAAAATAATTTCATTTATGCATATATCGCTTGACGGTTTTGTAGCAGGACCGAAAGGAGAACTCGATTGGGTTAAAGTTGATGAGGAAATTTTTGATTATGTCGGTAAGCGGATAAGCGAAGGCGACACTGCGTTATATGGACGGGTAACTTACCAGATGATGGAAAATTACTGGCCTGCCGCAGGAAACAAGCCGACAGCGACCAAGCACGACATTGAACATTCAAAGTGGTATAACAAAGTTCACAAAGTTGTTTTATCAAAAACAATAAAAGACGCGGGTTTGACTAACACAAAAATTATTAGCGACAACCTTTCGGACAGAATAAATGAAATAAAACAATCCCGCAATGGCGGGAGTAAAGAGATCTTGCTTTTTGGTAGCCCGACGGCAACACATTCACTGATTCAACTGAACTTAATTGACGGCTACTGGCTATTTGTTAATCCGATTATTCTTGGACGAGGCATTCCATTGTTTGCAGACATCAAAGACAAAATAAAACTAAAACTACTGACTACCCGACAATTTACCTGCGGGGTAACTGAACTGAATTACACAGTAGACAGACAATAA
- the ffh gene encoding signal recognition particle protein, which translates to MFDNLSDKIERAFKLLKGQGKITEVNVSETIKEIRKALLDADVNYKVAKQFTDSVKEKALGQNVLTAISPGQLLTKITRDELALLMGGASVDIKLSSSPTVILMSGLQGSGKTTFSGKLAGYLKNKRGKKPLLVACDLYRPAAIDQLQVLGEQIGVEVFSDKESKDAVSIAKRGIQQAKENGNSVVIIDTAGRLAVDEVMMKEIEAVKKAVDPDEILFVVDAMTGQDAVNTAKAFNERLNFDGVVLTKLDGDTRGGAALSIKSVVNKPIKFVGTGEKMEAMDVFHPERMADRILGMGDVVTLVERAQEQFNVEDARKLQKKIAKNQFDFNDFVAQLQQIKKMGNMKDLVGMIPGVGKAIKDVDIKDDAFNGIEAIIASMTPYEREHPESLNGSRRQRIARGSGTSVAEVNKLIKQFDETRKMMRMMGDKKNMMKMMSQMKNMR; encoded by the coding sequence ATGTTCGATAATTTAAGTGATAAAATAGAACGAGCCTTTAAATTATTAAAAGGCCAGGGGAAAATTACGGAAGTGAACGTCTCCGAAACCATTAAAGAGATACGTAAAGCCCTGCTTGACGCCGATGTGAATTATAAGGTAGCCAAGCAATTTACAGATAGCGTTAAAGAAAAAGCCTTAGGTCAGAATGTGCTTACCGCGATATCTCCCGGTCAGCTTTTAACCAAAATTACCCGTGATGAACTGGCATTGCTTATGGGCGGGGCAAGCGTGGATATTAAGCTTTCAAGCAGTCCCACTGTAATATTGATGAGCGGTTTGCAGGGTTCCGGTAAAACAACTTTTTCGGGTAAGCTGGCCGGCTATTTGAAAAATAAACGCGGAAAAAAACCTTTATTAGTTGCGTGCGACCTATACAGGCCTGCAGCTATCGATCAGCTGCAGGTGCTGGGAGAGCAAATAGGAGTGGAAGTTTTCTCGGATAAAGAAAGCAAGGACGCTGTGTCTATTGCCAAACGTGGTATTCAACAGGCCAAAGAGAATGGTAACTCCGTTGTGATCATTGATACAGCCGGCCGCCTGGCTGTTGATGAGGTGATGATGAAGGAGATCGAAGCGGTGAAAAAAGCGGTTGATCCGGATGAGATCCTGTTTGTTGTTGACGCGATGACCGGGCAGGATGCTGTAAACACGGCCAAAGCATTTAATGAACGATTGAATTTTGACGGTGTTGTGCTTACAAAGCTGGATGGCGATACACGCGGCGGTGCGGCCCTATCAATTAAATCGGTGGTGAATAAGCCCATTAAGTTTGTGGGTACAGGGGAGAAGATGGAAGCGATGGATGTGTTCCACCCCGAACGTATGGCCGACCGTATATTGGGCATGGGAGATGTGGTAACACTTGTTGAGCGTGCGCAGGAGCAATTTAATGTAGAAGATGCCCGGAAGCTGCAGAAGAAGATCGCGAAAAATCAATTTGACTTTAACGATTTCGTGGCCCAGCTTCAGCAAATAAAAAAGATGGGGAATATGAAAGACCTGGTGGGTATGATACCCGGAGTTGGCAAAGCGATAAAGGATGTTGACATTAAAGACGATGCCTTCAATGGCATTGAAGCCATCATAGCATCCATGACGCCTTATGAACGTGAACACCCGGAATCGCTCAATGGCAGTCGTCGACAACGTATAGCCAGGGGAAGCGGAACATCGGTTGCAGAAGTTAACAAACTGATCAAACAATTTGATGAGACCCGTAAAATGATGAGGATGATGGGTGATAAGAAAAATATGATGAAGATGATGAGTCAGATGAAAAATATGCGGTAG
- a CDS encoding four helix bundle protein, with protein MFMRLEDLEIYQRLIVLEDKIWNIVLGWDYFARDTIGKQFVRSADSMSSNVAEGYGRYFYKENRQFCYYSRGSLMETKGWLLKAKNRKLIADEQYKEFNDELEQIHIKLNAYIKSIGLKMASEQ; from the coding sequence ATGTTTATGAGACTTGAAGATTTAGAGATTTATCAACGACTTATAGTGTTGGAAGATAAGATTTGGAATATTGTTTTGGGTTGGGATTATTTTGCGCGTGACACAATTGGTAAACAATTTGTAAGATCAGCTGATTCTATGTCTTCAAATGTTGCGGAAGGGTATGGCCGCTATTTTTATAAAGAGAACAGGCAGTTTTGTTATTATTCAAGAGGTTCATTGATGGAAACAAAAGGTTGGTTACTAAAAGCAAAAAACAGAAAATTGATTGCTGACGAGCAGTACAAGGAGTTTAACGATGAACTTGAGCAGATTCATATTAAACTAAATGCATATATTAAATCCATTGGATTGAAAATGGCCTCTGAACAATAG
- a CDS encoding bifunctional 5,10-methylene-tetrahydrofolate dehydrogenase/5,10-methylene-tetrahydrofolate cyclohydrolase (catalyzes the formation of 5,10-methenyltetrahydrofolate from 5,10-methylenetetrahydrofolate and subsequent formation of 10-formyltetrahydrofolate from 5,10-methenyltetrahydrofolate) yields the protein MTIIDGKEISEEIFSEIAAEVEQIKTSAGKIPHLAAVLVGNDGASETYVAAKVKACVRVGFRSTLIHHPATISEKELLDTVQKLNNDKDIDGFIVQLPLPKHFSEQIIVESIKPEKDVDGFHPTNVGRMALSLPAYLPATPYGIMLLLERYKIETSGMHCVVIGRSHIVGSPMSILMARNTYPGNCTVTLTHSKTRNIAEISRTADILVVALGKPGFVTADMVKQGAVVIDVGITRMPSTLTKSGYKLFGDVKYDEVAPKCSFITPVPGGVGPMTIVALLTNTLKACKRAIYI from the coding sequence ATGACCATAATTGACGGAAAAGAAATATCAGAAGAAATTTTCAGTGAGATCGCTGCCGAGGTGGAGCAGATAAAAACTTCAGCGGGGAAAATACCGCACCTGGCCGCTGTGCTTGTGGGTAATGATGGAGCCAGCGAGACATACGTTGCGGCTAAAGTAAAAGCATGTGTGAGGGTTGGTTTCAGGTCAACACTTATTCATCACCCGGCGACTATTTCGGAAAAGGAATTACTTGATACAGTTCAAAAGTTAAATAATGATAAGGATATCGATGGCTTTATTGTACAATTGCCTTTACCAAAACATTTTTCCGAGCAAATAATTGTTGAAAGCATTAAGCCTGAAAAGGATGTAGATGGTTTTCATCCAACCAACGTGGGTAGAATGGCGCTCAGCCTGCCTGCTTATTTGCCCGCTACACCTTATGGCATAATGCTCCTGCTGGAGCGCTATAAAATTGAAACAAGCGGAATGCATTGTGTTGTCATCGGGCGAAGTCACATTGTAGGGTCACCTATGAGTATTTTAATGGCCCGCAACACATATCCGGGGAATTGTACTGTTACATTGACTCACAGTAAAACAAGAAATATTGCGGAGATCAGCCGCACCGCTGATATACTTGTGGTGGCTTTGGGTAAACCCGGTTTCGTTACGGCCGATATGGTGAAACAAGGTGCCGTTGTTATTGATGTAGGTATTACGCGTATGCCTTCAACTCTGACAAAAAGCGGATACAAGCTTTTCGGGGATGTGAAGTACGATGAGGTTGCTCCCAAATGTTCCTTTATAACACCTGTTCCGGGTGGTGTAGGTCCTATGACCATCGTAGCCTTGCTTACCAATACTTTAAAGGCTTGTAAAAGGGCAATATATATATAA
- a CDS encoding insulinase family protein, with the protein MKKYLLCVLTALVYTFSLTAQSNPDLTSQIPMDSTVRTGKLSNGLKYYIKKNGKPEKRAELRLAVNAGSNYENDDQQGLAHFVEHMAFNGTKNFKKNELVNYLESIGTKFGAHLNAYTSFEETVYMLQLPTDSEKIFAKGFQVLEDWAHNLSFEDAEIEKERGVVISERRSGLGAQERMNQKTWPIVFKGSRYADRLPIGKLEVLEKCKHETLKQFYYDWYRPDLMAVIAVGDFDMDKVEKMIKDHFSGIPAKENPRPTQKFEVPDNEQLLIAKASDKESQYTIIEFGYKLPKESSATLQDMRRGLSYKLFNNMMNERLNELTQLADPPFSFANIGYGPSLARTRSEYGGFAVVKEKGIERGLETLLTENERVKLYGFTESELERQKLSLMRNMEKQYNERDKTESRNLVNNLVSNFLKDEPAPSIEFKYRFYKKYLKGITLADINELARKWSTDEGKNMVITIMGPEKPDVIIPSDERIKTIMANVLKTSLKPYEDKTSDKPLMSAKPVPGKIGSEKQIKELNLTELELSNGVKVILKPTDFKNDEIVFTAYSPGGFSLYDEKDHMSAAYAASLIDESGISEFDNITLNKMLTGKIISVGPYIGDTREGLEGSCSPTDFETTLQLINLYFTAPRKDETGFAAVIEREKSFLENRQSDPESAFRDTINVTMWQYHFRRRPLTLQTLKEIDLNKSFDIYKDRFADAADFTFFFIGNFKTEEIKPMLETYLGSLPSKGRKENWKDMNIRYPKGVIQKTVKRGIEPKSAVQLQYTGSFEYNRQNRLVFNALNKLLDIKLREAIREEKGGTYGVSVYGRPSHYPIQDYSLTIYFGCDPKNVNDLTKTALDVLENIKKNSAEEKDMIKIKETLRREYEVNFKENRFWLNAISNYYFDNENPVDILSVPKMAESLTSDDLKKAANMYLDQKNYAKFVLMPEK; encoded by the coding sequence ATGAAAAAATACTTATTATGCGTTTTAACGGCTTTAGTGTATACATTTAGCCTTACAGCACAATCTAATCCCGACCTTACTTCTCAAATACCTATGGATTCCACGGTAAGAACCGGGAAACTCTCCAATGGACTCAAATATTATATAAAGAAAAACGGTAAGCCTGAAAAACGCGCTGAACTCCGACTGGCGGTGAATGCAGGCTCCAATTATGAGAACGACGATCAACAGGGCCTTGCTCACTTTGTTGAACACATGGCCTTTAACGGAACTAAAAATTTTAAAAAGAACGAATTGGTGAACTACCTTGAATCGATCGGCACAAAATTCGGCGCGCACCTTAACGCTTATACAAGTTTTGAAGAAACTGTATATATGCTGCAGCTCCCGACCGATTCGGAAAAAATATTCGCGAAAGGATTCCAGGTGCTCGAAGACTGGGCGCATAATCTGAGTTTTGAAGATGCTGAAATTGAGAAAGAACGGGGCGTAGTAATATCAGAACGAAGGAGCGGACTTGGCGCGCAGGAACGTATGAACCAAAAGACCTGGCCTATCGTATTTAAAGGTTCACGTTATGCCGACCGGCTTCCGATCGGAAAACTTGAGGTTTTGGAAAAATGCAAGCATGAAACATTGAAACAATTTTATTACGATTGGTATCGTCCCGACCTGATGGCTGTTATTGCTGTAGGTGATTTTGATATGGATAAAGTTGAAAAAATGATAAAGGATCATTTCAGCGGTATTCCGGCAAAAGAAAATCCGCGCCCCACACAGAAATTCGAAGTTCCGGATAATGAACAGTTACTCATAGCAAAAGCAAGTGATAAAGAATCGCAGTACACTATTATTGAATTCGGTTATAAACTTCCGAAAGAAAGTTCTGCCACTTTGCAGGATATGCGCAGAGGGCTTAGCTATAAATTATTCAACAACATGATGAACGAACGGTTGAATGAACTTACACAATTGGCTGACCCTCCTTTTAGTTTTGCCAACATAGGTTATGGACCATCATTGGCACGTACACGATCTGAATATGGCGGATTTGCAGTGGTTAAAGAAAAGGGAATTGAACGCGGCCTTGAAACATTACTCACCGAAAATGAGCGTGTAAAACTATACGGCTTTACAGAAAGTGAGCTCGAGCGTCAAAAGCTCAGCTTAATGCGTAATATGGAAAAACAATATAATGAACGTGATAAAACTGAATCAAGAAACCTGGTAAATAATTTGGTGAGCAACTTTTTAAAGGATGAACCGGCTCCATCCATTGAATTCAAATACCGGTTCTACAAAAAATATTTAAAAGGTATTACCCTCGCCGATATAAATGAACTGGCCAGGAAGTGGTCAACGGATGAAGGAAAAAATATGGTGATCACTATTATGGGACCCGAAAAGCCGGATGTGATCATTCCTTCAGATGAGCGGATCAAAACCATTATGGCCAATGTTCTTAAAACTTCACTCAAGCCTTATGAAGACAAAACGTCGGACAAGCCTCTGATGTCGGCAAAACCGGTACCCGGAAAGATCGGCTCCGAAAAACAAATAAAAGAACTGAACCTGACTGAACTTGAACTTTCAAATGGAGTTAAAGTTATTTTAAAGCCTACCGATTTTAAAAATGACGAGATCGTATTCACCGCATACAGTCCCGGAGGATTCTCTCTTTATGATGAAAAAGATCACATGTCGGCAGCCTATGCAGCCTCACTTATTGACGAATCAGGCATATCTGAATTCGACAATATTACGTTGAATAAAATGCTGACAGGTAAAATCATTTCGGTTGGCCCCTACATCGGTGATACAAGGGAAGGTCTTGAAGGAAGCTGCTCCCCCACAGACTTCGAAACAACTTTACAACTGATCAATCTTTATTTCACCGCGCCCCGAAAAGATGAAACAGGATTTGCCGCGGTCATTGAACGTGAAAAAAGCTTTCTTGAGAACCGTCAATCAGACCCTGAATCGGCTTTCAGAGATACCATAAACGTTACAATGTGGCAATACCATTTCCGCCGCAGGCCGCTTACATTGCAAACATTAAAAGAAATTGACCTGAATAAATCATTTGATATTTATAAAGACCGTTTTGCCGATGCAGCTGACTTTACCTTTTTCTTTATAGGCAACTTTAAGACCGAAGAAATAAAACCAATGCTTGAAACATATCTTGGCAGCCTTCCTTCAAAAGGAAGAAAAGAGAACTGGAAAGATATGAACATCAGATACCCGAAGGGTGTGATACAAAAAACAGTCAAGCGGGGTATAGAACCCAAAAGCGCTGTGCAACTGCAATACACAGGCTCATTTGAGTACAACAGGCAAAATCGCCTGGTATTCAACGCGCTTAACAAATTATTGGATATTAAACTGCGCGAAGCAATCCGTGAAGAAAAAGGCGGAACGTATGGTGTTTCTGTATACGGACGGCCGAGCCATTATCCCATTCAGGATTATTCATTGACGATCTATTTCGGCTGCGATCCAAAAAACGTAAACGACCTGACTAAAACAGCACTTGACGTTTTGGAAAATATAAAAAAGAATAGCGCTGAAGAAAAAGACATGATCAAAATAAAAGAAACGCTGAGGCGTGAATATGAAGTTAATTTTAAGGAAAACAGGTTTTGGCTGAATGCGATCAGCAACTATTATTTTGACAATGAGAACCCCGTAGATATTTTGAGCGTGCCAAAAATGGCCGAGAGCCTCACTTCCGATGATCTGAAGAAAGCGGCAAACATGTACCTGGATCAAAAAAACTACGCGAAGTTTGTGCTGATGCCTGAGAAGTAA